The Streptomyces sp. NBC_00162 sequence AGGCCTCTGCTTCAAGGACGTCCTGAACGGTCAGGGAAGTTCCCGACTCCGGCGTCCCGTGCTCGTCGACCACGGCAGAGACGGTATCCATGATTGCTGTGAACGGCAGCCGACCTGCCAGGAATGCCTCGACGCACTCCTCGTTGGCCGCGTTGAACACGGCCGGGGCGGTGCCGCCGAGGGTGCCCACGTGCCGGGCCAGGCCCACCGCCGGGAAGGCCTCGGTGTCCAGTGGGAAGAACTCCCAGGTGGACGCCTTGGTCCAGTCGAAGGCGGGGGCGGCGTCCGGGATCCGCTGGGGCCAGCCGAGGCCGATCGCGATGGGGCCGCGCATGTCCGGCGGGGTGGCCTGGGCGAGCGTGGAGCCGTCGGTGAACTCGACCATCGAGTGCACGTAGGACTGCGGGTGGACCACGACCTCGATGCGGTCGAAGGGGATGTCGTAGAGCAGGTGCGCCTCGATGACCTCGAGCCCCTTGTTGACCAGGGTCGCCGAGTTGACGGTGATCACCGGACCCATGGCCCAGGTGGGGTGCGCGAGGGCGTCCTTGACGGTCACCTGTCCCAGCTCGGCCCGGGTGCGGCCGCGGAAGGGCCCGCCCGAGGCCGTGACCACGAGCTTGCGCACGTCGGCCCGGGTCCCGGCGGCGAGCGCCTGGAAGAGCGCCGCGTGCTCGGAGTCCACGGGGATGATCTGGCCGGGCTGCGCGAGGGCCTTCACCAGGGGGCCGCCGACGATCAGCGACTCCTTGTTGGCGAGGGCCAGGGTGCGGCCCGCCCGCAGCGCGGCGAGGGTGGGCGCGAGGCCGATGGAGCCGGTGATGCCGTTGAGGACGGTGTGGCACTCGGAGGCCGCGAGCTCGGCGGCCGCGTCCGGACCGGCCAGGATCTCGGGCAGCGGCTCGGACGCCCCGTACTGGGCGCTCAGCGCCTCTTTCAGGGCCGGTACGACGTCCTCGCGGGCGACGGCCACCGCCTCGACCCGGAGCAGCCGGGCCTGCTCGGCCAGCAGCCCGACCCGCCCGCCGGCGGCGGACAGCGCCGTCACCCGGAACCGGTCCGGGTTGCGCAGGGCGAGGTCGATGGCCTGGGTGCCGATGGACCCGGTGGACCCGAGGATGACGATGTCCCGGGGGCCGGCCGCGGGGTCGAAGAGGAGGTGCGGATCGGCGAGGGGGGCTGGGCGGTCGCTCATGCCCCCATTGTTGCCGGAAGTCAGGAGCGGCCCGACACGGAGCCCCCTTCAGTGACCCGCAGGAGGAGGTGGGGCAGGGTTCCGGCGAAGTCCGGGAGCGTGACGGCGACGCGCCACCAGGCGTCCGGATCGGCGCCGAGGGCCAGCGCGAACAGCCGGTCCGCCTCGGCCCGGGCGGCGAGCACCGGCGCGATCCAGTCGTGGCGGTCGGGGTGGTTCACGTCGCCCAGCCAGTGGTCCTCGTCCAGGGCCCAGCAGGCGGGCGCCTTGTGCCGGATCACGTCCTGGCCGGTGAGCAGCCCGCGGGCCAGGCAGTCGCGCACCCACCGGATGTCCTCCTGGACGGACTGCATGGGCACCGCGAGGCTCGCCAGGGCCAGTTCGCGGTCCACTCCCCCGACGGGCGGGGCGGCCTTCGGAGCCAGGGAGCGCACCGCCTCGGCGAGCCAGGGGACAACGGGCCCGTCGGCGGGCTCCGGCAGGGTGCCGCGCACGATCCGGGCGACCAGTACCGGCAGGGTGCCGCGGAAGGCGGGGGCGTGGCGGAGCAGCTCCGCCCAGAGCCGGGGGTCGTCCCGCAGGGGACGCAGCGCCCGGGCGACGGCCGTCCGCATGCCCGTCCGTTCGGGCAGGGACCAGCGCAGGCCCCTGGTCTCGGGCAGGTCCGCGAGCAACAGCGTGCGGTGTGCGGGGGCGACGTGGGCGACGAGCTCGTCGCAGGTGAGCAGGCCCATCCGGACGGCCCGGACGGCGGGCCGGTACCACCGGTACCCGTTCGCGTCCTGCGTGCCGGCGTCGAGCAGCGCCCGGCAGGCCTCGCGGGGCAGTCCGCCGACCAGCAGCAGGGCCTCGACCGCGCTGGGCGGCAGCGGGTCCCGGGCGTGCTCGCGCAGCAGCGCCTCGGGGTCGAGGGGGTCGTGCGGCATGCGCAGCAGGGTCAGGGGGACCCGGGGCCGGCGGCCGTGCCGGCGCAGCAGCGCCACCAGCTCGTCCTGGCCGAACGGCCCGGGGCCGACCTGCGCCAGCAGTTCGGGGGAGGGCCCGGGGCGGGCCGCGTACCGCGCGGGGCCGGGCAGACCGGGCAGCGGCCGTCCGACGACGCGCGGGTTGCGGGCGATGAAGTGCCGGTCCTGCGCACTGCCGCGGCGCAGCAGGAGGGTGACGGCGGAGGCGGGCAGCCATTCGTCGCGGCACAGGTATTTGCGGGCCGCCGGGTCGTGCCCCGCCAGCCGGTCGAGGAGTTCGGCGGCCACGTGGTCCGGTGCGTGGCGCAGGACGTGCGCCACGCACCAGGCCAGCCGCCGGCTGTTTCGGTCTTCCACGGCCGTCGACATCGCAGCCCGCCTCGCACTCGCACTCGCACCAGTACCCGTACATCAGTCCGACTACTGTCGATGATTGCAGGTCAGCGGAGGGGGCGGTGGACGTTTTCCCGGGTCGAGGGGCCGGGGGAGGCGTCCGCGATCCAGGGGCCCTCGCCGGAGGGGTCGATGATGCCGTCCTCCAGCCAGGTGTAGGTGCCGCTCAGCACGCCCTCGACGACCTTCCGGTCGAGTGCGTCGGTGTTGGTCCAGAGTCGGCCGAAGAGCTCCTCGACCCGGATCCGGGACTGCCGGCAGAAGGCGTCGGCCAGCTGGTAGGCCTCGCGGCCGTGGTCGCCGGTGGCGCGCAGGTGCTCCGCGCGGACGCAGGCCGCGCTCATCGCGAAGAGCTCGGCGCCGATGTCGACGATCCGGCCGAGGAAGCCCTGCTTGGTCTCCATGCGGCCCTGCCAGCGGGACATGGCGTAGAACGTGGACCGGGCGAGTTTGCGGGCGCTGCGCTCGACGTAGCGCAGGTGGGTGGCGAGGTCGGGGTGGCCGCCGGGGTGGAAGGCCCGGTAGGTGCCGGGTACCTGGCCGGCGCCGGTGGCCAGCTTGGGCAGCCAGCGGGCGTAGAACCCGGCGGCGCGGGCGCCCGCCTTGGCCTTGTCGCCGAGGTCCTTTTCGGGGTCGATGAGGTCGCCCGCGACCGACAGGTGGGCGTCGACGGCCTCGCGGGCGATCAGCAGGTGCATGATCTCGGTGGAGCCCTCGAAGATCCGGTTGATGCGCAGGTCGCGGAGCATCTGCTCGGCGGGGACGGCGCGCTCGCCGCGGGCGGCGAGGGACTCGGCGGTCTCGAAGCCGCGGCCGCCGCGGATCTGGACCAGCTCGTCGGCCATCAGGCAGGCCATTTCCGAGCCGTACAGCTTGGCGAGGGCGGCCTCGATGCGGATGTCGTTGCGGTCCTCGTCGGCCATCTGGGAGGCCAGGTCGACGACGGCTTCGAGGGCGAAGGTGGTGGCGGCGATGAAGGAGATCTTGGCGCCGACCGCCTCGTGCTTCGCGACCGGCCGGCCCCACTGCTCGCGTACGCCGGACCACTCGCGGGCGATCTTCAGGCACCACTTCCCGGCGCCGACGCACATGGCGGGCAGCGACAGACGTCCGGTGTTGAGGGTGGTCAGGGCGATCTTGAGGCCGGAGCCCTCGGCTCCGATGCGCTGGGAGGCGGGCACCCGGACCTGGTGGAAGCGCGTGACGCCGTTCTCCAGACCGCGCAGGCCCATGAAGGCGTTGCGGTGCTCGACGGTGATCCCCGGTGAATCGGCCTCGACGACGAAGGCGGTGATCCCGCCGCGGTGGTTCTCGCTCCTGGGTACCCGGGCCATCACCACGAGCAGGTCCGCGACCACCCCGTTGGTGGTCCACAGCTTCACCCCGTCGAGGACGTACGCGTCCTCCCCGTCCGGGACCGCCGTGGTGGCCAGGCGCGCCGGGTCGGAGCCCACGTCCGGCTCGGTGAGCAGGAAGGCGCTGATGGCGGTGGTGGCGCAGCGCGGCAGGTATGCGTCCTTCTGCTCCTGCGTGCCGAAGATCTTCAGCGGCTGGGGGACGCCGATGGACTGGTGGGCGGAGAGCAGGGCGCCGATGGCGGGGCTGACGGAGCCGACGAGGGCGAGCGCCTTGTTGTAGTAGACCTGGGTGAGGCCGAGGCCGCCGTACTTGGGGTCGATCTTCATGCCGAGGGCGCCGAGCTCTTTCAGCCCGCGCACGGTCTCGTCGGGGATCTTCGCCTCGCGCTCGATGCGCGCTGCGATACCTTCGGCGAGCTGGGCCTCACAGAACTCCCGCAGCCGGGCCAGGAAGGCCTCGCCGCGCCGGACGTCCTCGTCGGCGGGGAGCGGGTGAGGGTGGATCAGATCGAGCCGCAGCCTGCCGAGGAAGAGCTCCTTGGCGAAGCTGGGCTTGCGCCAGTCCTGTTCCCGGGCCGCTTCCGCGACCTGCCGTGCCTCGCGCTCGGTCACCTTGGGCTGTGCGGGCTGTGTTGCGGACATGAGGGGACTCACCTCGCCGCCGAGTCGGGTGTGGTTCACCGGATTACCAGCCGGTGCTACCTGTGAGTCGTACCCAATGTGGGCGGGATGGAAAAGGGGGACGGCCGGAGCCCCCGCACAGTAGGCTCCGGCCGTCGGCTTTTTGGCCGTACGAGATCAGATGTCGAGGCCGGTCAGGACCAGGACTCGCTCGTACGTGTAGTCGTCCATCGCATAGCGGACACCCTCGCGGCCCACACCCGACTGCTTGACGCCGCCGTAGGGCATCTGGTCGGCGCGGTAGGACGGCGCGTCGCCGACGACCACACCGCCGACCTCGAGCTCGCGGTGGGCGCGGAAGGCGACCTGGATGTCGCGGGTGAAGACGCCGGTCTGCAGACCGAACTTGGAGTCGTTCACCGCGGCGAAGGCCTCGTCGGTGTTCTCGGTCTTCGTCAGGGTCAGCACCGGACCGAAGACCTCCTCGGTGGCGAGCTTGACGCCCGCCGGGACCTCCGCGAGCACGGTGGGCTCGTACGAGGCACCCTCGCGCTTGCCACCGGTGAGCAGCTTGGCGCCGGCGGACACGGCCTCGTCGACCCAGGACTCGACCCGCTTGGCGGCGTCCTCGGAGACGAGGGGGCCGACGTCGGTGGCGGAGTCGGACGGGTCACCGGTGACCTGGGCCTGGACCTTCGCGACGACCTTCTCGACGAGGCGGTCGTAGACGGAGGCGTCGGCGATCACGCGCTGCACGGAGATGCAGGACTGGCCGGCCTGGTAGTTCGAGAAGGTCGCGATACGGGTCGCGGCCCAGTCGAGGTCGGCCTCGGAGGACCAGTCGGCGAGGACCACGGCCGCGGCGTTGCCGCCGAGCTCCAGGGTGCAGTGCTTGTGGGGCACCGACTGCTGGATGGCGTAGCCGACGGTGTCGGAGCCGGTGAAGGAGATGACGGGGAGGCGCTCGTCCTTGACCAGGGCGGGCATCTTCTCGTTCGCGACCGGCAGGACCGACCAGGAACCGGCCGGGAGGTCGGTCTCGGCGAGCAGCTCGCCCAGGATCAGCCCGGACAGGGGCGTGGCCGGGGCGGGCTTCAGGATGATCGGCGCGCCGACGGCGATGGCCGGGGCCACCTTGTGGGCGCACAGGTTCAGCGGGAAGTTGAACGGCGCGATGCCGAGGACCGGACCCTTGACGAAGCGGCGGGTCAGCGCGAGGCGGCCGACGCCACCGGCGTCGGTGTCGAGGCGCTGGGCGTCTCCGCCGTTGAAGCGACGGGCCTCTTCGGCGGCGAAGCGGAACACGGACACCGCACGGCCGACCTCACCGCGCGCCCACTTGATGGGCTTGCCGTTCTCGGCGGAGATCAGCTGGGCGATCTCCTCGGTGCGCTCGGCGAGCCGCTTGGACACGTGGTCCAGGGCGGCGGCGCGCACGTGGGCGGGGGTCGCCGAGAACTCCGCCGTCACGGCGTACGCCGCGGCCACGGCCTCTTCGACCTGGGCGTCGGTGGGCACGCTGACCGTGCCGACCAGGCGTCCGTCCCACGGGGAGTGGACGTCGAAGCTGTCCTCGCCGGTGGCCAGGCGGCCGGCGAGCCAGAAGGCGTGGGTGGAAGTCATGCGAATCCCGGCCCTTCGAGTGTGTGCGGTGGGGTGCTGTCTCCACCACGGTAGGACCCGGTCCGGGATTCGTCGTTTAGCCGGGGTGTAGTACCCGCTGTCCGGGCCGCGCCGCTTTGTCACTGTCCTGGGGCCGGAGGCCTGCCCACGCCGGGCCCATGCCGGGCCTATGCCGGGTTCGGGGAGGCCTTGAGGGCGAGCCAGAGCTCCATGCGGACGTCCGGGTCGTCCAGGGAGCGGCCGAGGATCTCCTCGACCCGCTTCATCCGGTAGCGCAGGGTGTGCCGGTGCACGCCGAGGTCGGCGGCGGCCGCGTCCCACTGGCCGTGGCGCGAGAGCCAGGCCTGCAACGAGGCCACGAGGTCGCCGCGCCCGGTCGCGTCGTGTTCCCGCAGCGCGCGCAGGGTGCCGTCCGCGAAGGCCCGTACGGCGTCGTCGGCCAGCAGCGGCAGGACCGAGCCGGCCGCCATCTCCTCGTGCTCCACCATCGGCCGTCCCCGCCGCCGGGCCACGGCCAGGGCCTGGTCGGCCTGCTTCAGGGCCGCCGCGACGGTGTCCGGACCGGCCGGCGCGGACAGGCCGACCACCAGTTCGTCGGGCTCGGGACCCGCGGCGTCCCGGCCGCGCCGCGCCTCCAGCGCCTCCGCGTGGTCCATGCACGCCTGTACGGCCGCTCCCCCGTCGGCGGCCAGGACCACGAGCCGGCCCGGCTCGGGGACCACCAGCAGCGGCTCCCCGGTGCGGGACGCCGCCGACTCCACCGTGTCGGCCAGCAGGGCCAGCCCCTCCGGCTGGGCCGTCCCCGGCAGCGCCGCCTCGGCCGCGATCAGCCGGAACGGTGCCTCCAGCAGGGCCCCGTACAGGTCCCCGGCGACGGCCTGCGCGTGCTCCGCCTCCCCGGCCAGCAGCATCCGCAGCACCGCAGCGCCCAGCCGGGACTCGGCGTCGTGGAGCGAGCGCGAGCGCTCGGTGGTGAGGGTGAGCAGTGCGACCGCGGAGTGCACGGCGTACCGCTCCGCAGTGCCCAGCGGGGCCCCCGTACCGACGGCGAGCGCGCCGCGCGCCCGCCGACCCGTGCCCAGGGACTGCAGCTCGACCCGGTCCTCGGAGCCGCCGACGACGGCGCTCGCGGGCGCGGGCCGCTCCCGCAGCCGCTCCACGTCCGGGGTGAGCCGGGCGGCGCGCCGGGCGGCCCAGTCGGGGGCGGCCGCGACGACCGAGCCCGAGGCGTCGTACAGCGCGGCCCAGCCGTGCACGTGCGCCGCCAGCTTCGCCAGCAGCTCGGCGGGCCCGTCGGCGGAGAGCGCGGCGCGCGTCAGCTCCCGCTGCGCCTCGAAACCGGCGGTCACGGCACGGTACTGGTCGGCGGCGAGCGCGGCGGAGACGGCCTTGCTGATGGCGAGGAAGGGGGTCCGCCGCGGGACCTCCAGCAGCGGCATGTCCTCCTTGCGCGCGGCCTCGACCAGCGCTTCGGGAATCGCGTCGTAGTTCACGCCGACCGCGAAGCCAATGCCGACGACCCCGGCCGCGGCGAGGCGGCGTACGTAGGGGCCCATCTCCTGCGGGTCCTCCGCGTCCAGCTTCATCGCGGTGATCAGGAGCAGCTCCCCGCCCTCCATGTAGGGCACGGGGTCGGCGAGCTCGCTGACGTGGGCCCAGCGCACGGGGGTGTCGAGGCGGCCCTCCCCCGCCCGGACGCTGAGCTTGAGCGCCGAATGCTGGACGAGCGAGGCGAGGGTGAGCGGCATCGGATACCAGGGGCCTTAGCGGGAGGGGACGGCGGAAGGGGGGCGACAGAAGGGCATCAGAGGAGCCGCACCCCATTTCGCCGTGTCGTATGAACGACTCCCCTCGATTCTGCCACCTCGTACGGGTCTGTTCAGGCCGTTCCGCCGAGCCGGACCAGCAGTGGAGCCGCCCGTTCCCCTTGAACCGAGGTCAAGGACAGCACCGCGTGCCCCGGCGGCACGGCGTGCGCCAGGTCCGAGGCGGACCACCGTTCGCGCTCCACCTGCCGCACGGTGACCGCGTCGGTGGTGACGGCCTTGCCGGTGACGAGCTTGCGGAAGGCGTGGATCAGCCTGGTCAGCGGCTGGTCGGCGAAGACGGTGCGGTGGGTGACGTCGCGCGTCTCCACCCATTCGGTGCCCCAGGCCTCGGCGAAGCGCTTGCCGTCCCAGGTGGTGACCCCGGAGAAGGCCATGCGGCAGCCGACCGCCCCGAGCAGCGGCGTCCGCAGCTCCTCCGGTACGTCGTCCAGCGAGCGCAGCGTGAGCAGGACTCCGGCGTTCGCCGAGCGCAGCCGCTGCACGCCCCGGACGGTCTGCGGGGTCAGGGTGTGCGAGGCGTCGTCGAAGGTGAGGAAGGCGAACAGGGAGCGGTCGGTGCGGGCGGCCGCGGCGGCGTTGAACTGGGCGAGCAGCAGCCGGGCCAGCATCCGGGAGGCGTCGGCGTGGCCGCGCTCGGGGAGGTCGACGCGGACGCGGATCGGGTGCTCGAGGGTGCGCAGGGAGAACGGCCGGTTCTGGCCGGTGGTGTCGAAGAAGGCGGCGAAGGCGGGCCGGTCGAGCAGCGCCACCCGGTCGGCGAGGGCCGGTCCGGGGTCGCCGGGGGCCCTGTGCTGCCGTTCCCGGGCATCGAGCTCGCGGAGCATCGCGTGCTGGCCGGCGTCGGCCAGCTCCCGGCGCAGCGCGCCGAAGGCGTCCGGCAGCGGGTCGAGCAGTTCGCGCAGCTCGGGCACGGCGGGGAAGCGGCCGTACGCCGTCCGGAACGGGCCGAGGAGCTGGGCGAGTGCGGTCGCCGCCCGGCGCACCTCGATGCCGGGGACGTCCCCGACGAAGGCCTCGGCGAGGAGCGTGGCGGCCTCGTCGGGGTCGGTGGTGCCGCCGTAGAGGTCGAGGTCGTAGACGGACTCGGGGTCGCCGATGCGGACCACGACGTCGAAGGCGTCGTCCGGGCCGAGCTGGGCCCCGGCCGCGCCGACGGCGACGACGGCGGCCTGGCCGGCGAGCGCCTGGAGCGCGAGGGACTCGACGACGGGCCGGACCAGGCGCCGGGTCTTGCCGGATCCCGACGGCCCCACGGCGAGCAGCGAGGTGCCCAGCACGTCGGGGTCCAGGGCGAGCGAAGTGCCGCGGCGGACGTAGGGGTTGCGCGGGCCGTCCTCGACGGTGCCGAGCCGGACCTGCCGGGCCATCAGGTCGTGGCGGGCGGCGCGCACGGGCAGGTCCCGCGCCCCGGACGGGTGTACGCAGGCCCCGGCGCCCTTGTCCCGCACGGCCTCGGCGAAGGCCCGCATCCGGGACGGGTCGACCCGCACGGAATCCCAGGCCCGCCGGATCCGGGTGTAGTCCACGTCGTTCATCCGCCCGGCCCCGGCCTCCCCCTCGAGCCGGTCGGCCGCCTCGTCGAGGCCGGCCCCCCGCAGCTGCGGCCAGCGCGCGGGGTCGTCCGCGCCGCCCGCCTCGGGGCGGGTCGGGGCCACCGTGTGCACGGCGCGGACGGGGCGGCTGGTGAGCACCCGGCGGCCCAGCTCGGGCCAGCGGCCCAGTCGCCCGAAGCCCGTCGCCAGGATGCCGGCGACCACGGCGTACCAGACGTACGAGGCCACGACGGCGGGGAGCGTCCCGGCCCAGGAGTCGGGCGTGAACATGTAGAGGGGCCAGAGCCAGAAGCCGCCGAGGTATCCGTTCCACAGCAGCGACCACAGGAGCAGCCCGGCCAGCAGGGCGATCAGGGCTCCGCTGACCAGTTGGCGGGTCGGGGTCTCCTCGGGCTCCTCGGCGGCCCGCGGCACGTGTCCGTACGACCAGACGCCGGGCCCGTCCGAGGCACGCGGGACGCGCAGCCACTCCCCCAGCGACGGCCCGGCGGTGGGCGCGTGGGAGGGCTTGGGGGGAAGACCCGGGGGCGGCGGGCCGGCCGGCCGGGGGATCTGCCCGGTACCGGGTGGGCGCGTCTCGTGCGTGCCGTCGGTGTCCATGAAACCCCTGCCCCCTGACCGTGCCGTGCGCTGCGGCGCTCAATCTAGTGCCCGGCCCGGGTGTTGGGGCCGTACCCCGCCATGACCGGCGGGAGACGTCCGGCGTCCTTCCTATGGCCGTCACGGACAAGGACACGCGGGCACCACTCCCGAACGGAGCATGCCGTACCCCCTCTGCCGGGCCTAGCCTGCGGACAAAGACACAAGTGCGTCCGAAAACACCCCCCAGGAGCCCTCTATGACCGCTGTCCCGCAGGAGCGCCGCATCGTCACCGCGATCCCCGGCCCCAAGTCGCAGGAGCTGCAGGCCCGCCGCCTCGAGACGGTGGCCGGCGGCGTGGGCTCCGTGCTCCCCGTCTTCACGGCCCGTGCGGGCGGCGGCATCATCGAGGACGTCGACGGCAACCGCCTGATCGACTTCGGCTCCGGCATCGCCGTGACCTCGGTCGGCGCCTCCGCCGAGGCCGTCGTGCGCCGCGCCTCCGCGCAGCTCGCGGACTTCACCCACACCTGTTTCATGGTCACCCCCTACGAGGGCTACGTCGAGGTCTGCGAGGCCCTCGCCGAGCTCACCCCGGGTGACCACGCGAAGAAGTCGGCGCTGTTCAACTCCGGCGCCGAGGCCGTCGAGAACGCCGTCAAGATCGCCCGTGCGTACACCAAGCGCCAGGCCGTCGTCGTCTTCGACCACGGCTACCACGGCCGTACGAACCTCACGATGGCGCTGACCTCGAAGAACATGCCGTACAAGCAGGGCTTCGGTCCGTTCGCCCCCGAGGTCTACCGCGTCCCGGTCGCCTACGGCTACCGCTGGCTCACCGGCGCCGAGAACTGCGGCCCCGAGGCCGCCGCCCAGGCGATCGACCAGATCACCAAGCAGATCGGCGCCGACAACGTCGCCGCGATCATCATCGAGCCGGTGCTCGGCGAGGGCGGCTTCATCGAGCCGGCCAAGGGCTTCCTCCCCGCGATCGTGAAGTTCGCCAACGACAACGGCATCGTCTTCGTCGCCGACGAGATCCAGTCCGGCTTCTGCCGCACCGGCCAGTGGTTCGCGTGCGAGGACGAGGGCATCGTCCCGGACCTGATCACCACGGCCAAGGGCATCGCGGGCGGTCTGCCGCTCGCCGCCGTGACCGGCCGCGCCGAGATCATGGACTCCGCGCACGCGGGTGGCCTGGGCGGCACCTACGGCGGCAACCCGGTGGCCTGCGCCGGTGCGCTCGGCTCCATCGAGACCATGAAGGAGCTCGACCTCAACGCCGCGGCGAAGAAGATCGAGTCCGTCATGAAGGCCCGCCTGACGGCCATGCAGGAGAAGTACGAGATCATCGGCGACATCCGCGGCCGCGGCGCCATGATCGCGATCGAGCTGGTCAAGGACCCCGCGTCCAAGACCCCGTTCCCGGAGGCGGCCGGTGCGCTCGCCAAGGCCTGCCACGCCGAGGGCCTGCTCGTCCTCACCTGCGGCACCTACGGCAACGTGCTCCGCTTCCTCCCGCCGATCGTCATCGGCGAGGACCTGCTGAACGAGGGCCTGGACATCCTCGAGGCCGCTTTTGCGGGCATCTGATCGAACGTGTAGAACGTGAGAGCGCAGCGCCCGATTTCTACCGCCGGTAACGGTCGGACGCTGTGAAGAACGTGTGGGGGGCCGATGGCGGGAGCGCGTTCCTGCTGTCGGCCCCCCTCTCGCTGCCGTACGGTTTCTGCAGATGAGTGAGACACCCCGCTCCCGGGAAACCGAGGGCGACTCCAGTACCGGGCTTCCCCAGCGCCGTACTGGGCATGCGTTCGCGCACACTCCTCACCGATCGGACAGCCGACCGCCCCAAACCCCCCGGGGCGAGCGGCAACCCGATCCGGGCGGCCGTCCCGGAACCATCCCCCCTGTTCCGGGACGGCCGGCCATTCCCCTCCTCGTCGCCGCGGTGTGCGGCCTCCTCTTCTCCCTGGTCACCTGGCAGGTGCTGGTCTCCGGCCCGCTGCTGACCCCGGATCTCGCGCTGAGCCGCGCGCTGGTGCGCACGGTCCCCGACTCCGTCACCGAACGCCTCTCGGACCTGGGCAACATCCCGGTCGCCGTGCCCGTCCTCGTCCTGGCCATGGCCTATGCCGCCCGGCGCGGCCGGCGCCTCGCCGCCGGGGCGGCCGGACTGGCCATGGCCCTGGTGCCGGCGCTGGTCATCCCGTTCAAGCAGTGGACCGCCCGCCCGGGCCCCCTGGAGCCCTGGGCCGCCGGCTACTTCCCCTCGGGCCACACGGCCACGGCGGCCGTCGCGTACCTCGGCGCGGCCCTGCTCGTACGCCCGTACACCCGCCGGGCATGGCCGACGGCCGTTGCCCTCGTCCTCACGGGGGCAACGGCCGTCGGCCTGATCCTGCGGGGGTGGCACTGGCCGCTGGACGTGCTGGCCAGCCTGCTGATGTGCGCACCCCTGCTGCTCGGCGTGGGCTGGGTCAGCCGGCGCGGCCCGCTCAGCCCGGTCAGCCCGGTCAGCCGCCGAAGTAGCCGTCGAAGTTCCGGCTGAACTCCCAGCCTCCGAAGCGGTCCCAGTTGATCGACCAGGTCATCAGGCCGCGCAGGGCGGGCCAGCTGCCGTGCGTCTGGTAGCTGCCGCAGTTCGTCTTCTTCGTCAGGCAGTCCAGGGCCTTGTTCACCTCGGCGGGCGGGGTGTGGCCGTTGCCCGCGTTCGTGGTGGCCGGGAGGCCGATGGCCACCTGCTCCGGGCGCAGCGGCGGGAAGACGCGGGCGGTGTTGCCGGCGACCGGGAAGCCGGTGAGCAGCATGTCGGTCATGGCGATGTGGAAGTCCGCGCCGCCCATGGAGTGGTACTGGTTGTCGAGGCCCATGATCGAGCCCGAGTTGTAGTCCTGGACGTGGAGCAGGGTGAGGTCGTCCCGCAGGGCGTGGATGACCGGGAGGTAGGCGCCGGCGCGCGGGTCCTGGCCGCCCCAGGGGCCGGAGCCGTAGTACTGGTAGCCCAGCTGCACGAAGAAGGTCTCGGGGGCCATGGTCAGGACGAACTCCGGGCCGTACCTGGCCTTGAGGGTCTTCACGGCCGAGATCAGGTTGACGATTCCCGGGGTGGTGGGGGCCCGGAAGTCCGTGTCCCCGGTGGCCAGCGAGAGGGAGTGGCCCTCGAAGTCGATGTCGAGACCGTTGAGCCCGTACTCGTCGATGATCTTGCTGACGGAGGAGACGAAGGTGTCGCGGGCGGCCGTGGTCGCGAGCTGCACCTGGCCGTTCTGGCCGCCGATGGAGATCAGCACCTTCTTGCCCGCGGCCTGCTTGGCCTTGATCGCCGCCTTGAACTCCGCCGGGCTTTCGACGTTCGGGCATTCGGCGACCGGGCAGAGCTGGAAGCGGATGTCGCCCGAGGTCACCGAAGTCGGTTCGCCGAAGGCGAGGTTGATGACGTCCCAGGAGGCGGGCACGTCCGCCATCCGCACGTAGCCGGAGCCGTTGGCGAAGCTCGCGTGCAGGTAGCCGACCAGCGCGTGCGCGGGCAGGGCACCGCCACCGCCGCCGCCACCGCTCGTCGTGGTCACGCTGACGGGAGCGCTC is a genomic window containing:
- the gabT gene encoding 4-aminobutyrate--2-oxoglutarate transaminase translates to MTAVPQERRIVTAIPGPKSQELQARRLETVAGGVGSVLPVFTARAGGGIIEDVDGNRLIDFGSGIAVTSVGASAEAVVRRASAQLADFTHTCFMVTPYEGYVEVCEALAELTPGDHAKKSALFNSGAEAVENAVKIARAYTKRQAVVVFDHGYHGRTNLTMALTSKNMPYKQGFGPFAPEVYRVPVAYGYRWLTGAENCGPEAAAQAIDQITKQIGADNVAAIIIEPVLGEGGFIEPAKGFLPAIVKFANDNGIVFVADEIQSGFCRTGQWFACEDEGIVPDLITTAKGIAGGLPLAAVTGRAEIMDSAHAGGLGGTYGGNPVACAGALGSIETMKELDLNAAAKKIESVMKARLTAMQEKYEIIGDIRGRGAMIAIELVKDPASKTPFPEAAGALAKACHAEGLLVLTCGTYGNVLRFLPPIVIGEDLLNEGLDILEAAFAGI
- a CDS encoding phosphatase PAP2 family protein, with translation MCGLLFSLVTWQVLVSGPLLTPDLALSRALVRTVPDSVTERLSDLGNIPVAVPVLVLAMAYAARRGRRLAAGAAGLAMALVPALVIPFKQWTARPGPLEPWAAGYFPSGHTATAAVAYLGAALLVRPYTRRAWPTAVALVLTGATAVGLILRGWHWPLDVLASLLMCAPLLLGVGWVSRRGPLSPVSPVSRRSSRRSSG
- a CDS encoding glycoside hydrolase family 18 protein, which encodes MRRAWSILTAAALAAAGFLAAGPPATADGASTDIDAVRNGGFEAGLDGWSCSAGSGAVVSSPAHSGSSALRATPAGQDNARCAQTVTVKPDSAYTLAAWVQGAYVYLGASGTGTTDVSAWTQTPGAWKQLTTSFRTGPSTTSVTVYTHGWYGQPAHFTDDLTLVGPDPGGPGQPQPPAAPTGLTASATSSTSVSLSWAAVPGATSYTVHRDGAAPLSVTSAAASVTGLAASTAYTFQVSAVNAAGASPKSAPVSVTTTSGGGGGGGALPAHALVGYLHASFANGSGYVRMADVPASWDVINLAFGEPTSVTSGDIRFQLCPVAECPNVESPAEFKAAIKAKQAAGKKVLISIGGQNGQVQLATTAARDTFVSSVSKIIDEYGLNGLDIDFEGHSLSLATGDTDFRAPTTPGIVNLISAVKTLKARYGPEFVLTMAPETFFVQLGYQYYGSGPWGGQDPRAGAYLPVIHALRDDLTLLHVQDYNSGSIMGLDNQYHSMGGADFHIAMTDMLLTGFPVAGNTARVFPPLRPEQVAIGLPATTNAGNGHTPPAEVNKALDCLTKKTNCGSYQTHGSWPALRGLMTWSINWDRFGGWEFSRNFDGYFGG
- a CDS encoding ATP-binding protein; translation: MDTDGTHETRPPGTGQIPRPAGPPPPGLPPKPSHAPTAGPSLGEWLRVPRASDGPGVWSYGHVPRAAEEPEETPTRQLVSGALIALLAGLLLWSLLWNGYLGGFWLWPLYMFTPDSWAGTLPAVVASYVWYAVVAGILATGFGRLGRWPELGRRVLTSRPVRAVHTVAPTRPEAGGADDPARWPQLRGAGLDEAADRLEGEAGAGRMNDVDYTRIRRAWDSVRVDPSRMRAFAEAVRDKGAGACVHPSGARDLPVRAARHDLMARQVRLGTVEDGPRNPYVRRGTSLALDPDVLGTSLLAVGPSGSGKTRRLVRPVVESLALQALAGQAAVVAVGAAGAQLGPDDAFDVVVRIGDPESVYDLDLYGGTTDPDEAATLLAEAFVGDVPGIEVRRAATALAQLLGPFRTAYGRFPAVPELRELLDPLPDAFGALRRELADAGQHAMLRELDARERQHRAPGDPGPALADRVALLDRPAFAAFFDTTGQNRPFSLRTLEHPIRVRVDLPERGHADASRMLARLLLAQFNAAAAARTDRSLFAFLTFDDASHTLTPQTVRGVQRLRSANAGVLLTLRSLDDVPEELRTPLLGAVGCRMAFSGVTTWDGKRFAEAWGTEWVETRDVTHRTVFADQPLTRLIHAFRKLVTGKAVTTDAVTVRQVERERWSASDLAHAVPPGHAVLSLTSVQGERAAPLLVRLGGTA